One Glycine max cultivar Williams 82 chromosome 4, Glycine_max_v4.0, whole genome shotgun sequence DNA segment encodes these proteins:
- the LOC100793402 gene encoding fasciclin-like arabinogalactan protein 7, translating to MEFSMIFIVSNIMLLFSSSFGKIASHPFLSPTPALAPTLDFLNLTELLSVVGPFHTFLGYLESTKVIDTFQNQANNTEEGITIFVPKDNDFNAIKKTTLSNLTSNRLKQVILFHALPHFYSVTEFIISPRPWVVGKDVNVKKEEEIKDTNNSSSEAGTIENPTTSEDVKDNKRLRAIGVNTVGLQRMGLKENALFDSLASK from the exons ATGGAGTTTTCTATGATTTTCATTGTTAGCAACATTATGCTACTTTTTAGTTCATCATTTGGAAAAATTGCTAGTCATCCCTTTCTGAGCCCAACTCCAGCACTAGCCCCGACACTAGACTTCCTGAACCTCACTGAGTTACTCAgtgttgttggtccatttcacACCTTCCTTGGATACCTTGAGTCCACTAAAGTGATTGACACTTTCCAAAACCAAGCCAACAACACTGAAGAGGGAATTACCATCTTTGTTCCTAAGGACAACGACTTCAATGCTATAAAGAAAACTACCCTATCCAACCTCACTTCTAACCGGCTAAAGCAAGTGATCCTCTTCCATGCCTTGCCACATTTCTATTCTGTGACTGAGTTCATAATCAGTCCAAGACCATGGGTTGTGGGAA AGGATGTCAAtgtgaagaaagaagaagaaataaaggaCACAAACAATTCAAGCTCTGAAG CAGGGACAATAGAGAATCCAACAACCAGCGAAGATGTGAAAGACAACAAGAGATTAAGGGCAATTGGAGTTAATACAGTAGGGCTTCAAAGAATGGGCCTTAAAGAAAATGCTTTATTTGACTCTCTGGCTAGTAAATAA